The proteins below come from a single Thermodesulforhabdaceae bacterium genomic window:
- a CDS encoding lysylphosphatidylglycerol synthase transmembrane domain-containing protein, whose amino-acid sequence MKVFYKRKRFWISLAVGFAIIWYMFHKADFSLIYKNLRDLSIPWATISFICSVLSYCCIAGVLHCLVVASGHFLRLRDIFNISLISTVANYALHAAGLSGLAIKIYLMLRKNIPPPHTLSISIVHGFFTVAIAKFFIVVGIVVFYSHYTIETARKGSVEWTIAFLGAGLFITLVWVGLFIATKTVRHATWKGFMALYNLFSRKIAWLAKKKDQLETAFASFDESVSLIVADGRRLAQASAYAIIDWVLMFECMRTAFLAVHSHVNFDVLVMGFCVSLFISSVSIVPGGVGLMEGSMVSVFYYFGVEYEKSLIAVMLYRVFYYFIPFVTGAILFLVHFYSPSEKLMNELDQISKHR is encoded by the coding sequence TTGAAGGTCTTCTACAAAAGAAAGCGTTTCTGGATATCACTTGCTGTCGGTTTCGCAATTATATGGTACATGTTCCACAAAGCTGATTTTAGCCTTATTTACAAAAACTTGAGAGACCTCAGCATACCATGGGCTACGATTTCCTTTATCTGCTCTGTGCTTAGTTATTGTTGCATCGCAGGAGTGCTTCACTGCCTTGTTGTCGCTTCAGGTCACTTCCTCAGACTTCGGGATATATTCAACATTTCTCTTATATCTACGGTGGCTAATTATGCTCTTCATGCGGCTGGCTTGAGTGGGCTAGCAATAAAGATCTATCTTATGCTGAGAAAAAACATTCCCCCGCCTCATACTCTTTCCATATCGATTGTCCACGGCTTTTTCACTGTGGCTATTGCAAAATTCTTCATAGTGGTTGGCATAGTAGTGTTTTACAGCCATTACACAATAGAAACGGCAAGAAAAGGATCAGTAGAATGGACAATTGCCTTTTTGGGAGCAGGGCTTTTTATAACTCTGGTCTGGGTAGGGCTTTTTATAGCCACAAAAACTGTTCGTCATGCTACCTGGAAGGGGTTCATGGCTCTCTATAACTTATTTAGTAGAAAGATCGCCTGGCTTGCCAAGAAAAAGGATCAACTGGAGACAGCCTTTGCAAGCTTTGATGAAAGCGTCAGTCTAATAGTTGCAGACGGCCGTCGGCTTGCTCAAGCCTCTGCTTATGCTATAATTGATTGGGTATTAATGTTCGAATGCATGAGAACAGCCTTTCTCGCCGTTCATTCTCACGTAAACTTTGACGTGCTGGTTATGGGTTTCTGCGTCAGCCTTTTCATTTCAAGTGTATCCATAGTACCAGGCGGAGTGGGCTTAATGGAAGGATCTATGGTAAGCGTGTTCTATTATTTCGGTGTCGAATATGAAAAAAGTCTCATAGCCGTCATGTTATACCGAGTTTTCTACTACTTTATCCCCTTTGTAACCGGTGCAATCCTGTTTCTTGTTCACTTCTATTCGCCTTCCGAAAAGCTAATGAATGAGTTAGACCAGATTTCAAAACATCGATAA
- a CDS encoding glycosyltransferase family 4 protein, protein MKSKHPKIAFLSSEISPHTGWGRYTREFCLALYKKKIPFELHLPVNLKNSNHREETSLRIYYTLPPFAKSFRWKPWYLINFIRQCARINLGRTQYVHSLIEFPYSVTALLHADSSRIPFGLTLHGTYSIAPQRTFPDRIFFRKALSKAKILVAVSRHTARRTEETFGKKLEIEVIHPGINSDFLVWNPLLLNTAKDLLSGVNIPSDARIILSVGALKPRKGVDILIKATAKVIKFLPNTHVLIAGPGNPAPYQHIARNEGVEKHVHFLGVLDDISLKSLYHRCDVFALLSREDEKGRFEGFGLVYLEASACRKAVVGTLCGGIPEAVANGETGILVPPDDPDAAAEAIISILADRDLTAKYGNNGQFWASRFSWDKTVDDFIKLVEQKTGLNFGNVNQ, encoded by the coding sequence ATGAAGTCGAAGCATCCAAAAATCGCTTTTCTTTCTTCTGAAATTAGTCCTCACACAGGATGGGGAAGATATACGAGGGAGTTTTGCCTAGCTCTCTATAAGAAAAAAATCCCCTTTGAACTTCATTTACCAGTAAACCTAAAAAATTCTAACCACAGAGAGGAAACCAGCTTACGAATATATTACACCCTTCCGCCTTTTGCTAAATCCTTCCGATGGAAGCCATGGTATCTAATTAACTTTATAAGACAATGCGCGAGGATAAACCTCGGTAGGACCCAATACGTCCACAGTCTTATCGAGTTTCCCTATAGTGTCACTGCCTTATTACATGCCGATTCTTCAAGGATTCCCTTTGGTCTGACACTGCACGGCACCTACAGTATTGCCCCACAAAGAACATTCCCTGACAGGATATTTTTCAGAAAGGCTCTCTCTAAAGCAAAGATTCTTGTCGCGGTCAGTCGCCATACGGCAAGACGAACTGAAGAAACTTTTGGGAAGAAATTGGAAATAGAAGTTATACATCCGGGAATAAACTCAGATTTTCTGGTATGGAACCCGTTACTCTTAAACACTGCTAAAGATCTACTCAGTGGTGTAAACATACCGTCTGATGCTCGCATTATCCTGAGTGTTGGGGCACTTAAGCCGAGAAAGGGCGTGGATATTCTCATAAAAGCCACGGCAAAAGTTATTAAATTCCTTCCTAATACTCATGTTTTGATAGCAGGACCTGGAAATCCCGCTCCCTACCAACACATCGCAAGAAATGAAGGCGTTGAAAAGCATGTTCATTTCCTGGGGGTTCTGGATGACATTTCTCTCAAGTCTCTGTATCACCGATGTGATGTATTTGCGTTGTTATCAAGAGAAGACGAAAAAGGGCGATTTGAAGGTTTCGGGCTTGTTTATCTAGAAGCATCTGCCTGCAGGAAAGCCGTCGTGGGAACTTTATGTGGAGGCATCCCAGAAGCGGTGGCAAATGGCGAAACAGGTATTCTGGTCCCTCCCGACGATCCCGATGCTGCAGCTGAAGCGATAATTTCCATTCTTGCAGATCGGGATCTTACCGCCAAATATGGGAACAATGGGCAGTTCTGGGCAAGTCGCTTTAGCTGGGACAAAACCGTTGATGATTTTATTAAACTCGTTGAGCAAAAAACCGGGCTTAACTTTGGTAATGTGAATCAGTAA
- a CDS encoding 4Fe-4S binding protein: MKVMRKIIEIDEERCDGCGQCAIACAEGAIAIVNGKAKLISESYCDGLGACIGQCPQGAITIVEREAEDFDPEEVEKHLKVKKALEQAIQECSSKTLPCGCPSSHVQSLTSSMVKNWPVKIRLVSPNAPFFNDHRLFIVADCAPASCTRFHERFLGPFGGGVLLIGCPKFDDLGEYRQKLASILKAHPSIEHIEVFRMEVPCCSGLTGVVRKAVEDAGRKIEVNEVVLSAKGVVVQRSPVAAVA, from the coding sequence ATGAAAGTGATGAGAAAAATTATCGAGATAGATGAAGAACGCTGTGACGGGTGTGGACAATGCGCTATAGCTTGCGCTGAAGGAGCTATAGCTATAGTAAATGGCAAAGCAAAACTAATTTCGGAAAGCTATTGCGACGGTTTGGGCGCCTGTATTGGTCAATGTCCTCAGGGAGCCATAACAATAGTTGAACGAGAAGCTGAGGATTTTGACCCTGAGGAAGTCGAAAAACATTTAAAAGTTAAGAAAGCTCTAGAACAAGCTATACAGGAATGTTCAAGCAAAACACTGCCCTGTGGTTGTCCTTCGAGTCATGTTCAGTCTCTGACGTCCTCGATGGTAAAAAATTGGCCTGTGAAGATAAGGCTTGTTTCGCCGAATGCTCCCTTTTTTAATGATCATCGCCTATTTATTGTTGCCGATTGTGCTCCTGCTTCTTGCACTCGGTTTCATGAAAGGTTTCTCGGACCTTTTGGCGGTGGAGTGCTTCTCATTGGTTGTCCTAAGTTTGACGACCTTGGAGAATATAGGCAAAAACTTGCTTCCATCTTGAAGGCTCATCCGTCAATCGAACATATAGAGGTTTTCCGTATGGAGGTTCCTTGCTGTTCGGGACTTACAGGGGTCGTAAGAAAGGCAGTGGAAGATGCCGGTAGAAAAATAGAGGTTAACGAGGTTGTGCTTTCCGCAAAAGGGGTTGTAGTTCAAAGATCCCCTGTTGCAGCCGTGGCTTAA
- a CDS encoding menaquinone biosynthesis protein — translation MDSSTVKVGRIGYLNVLPIYYPLEQGTIKHGLSFVYGSPAELNELMACGKLDVSVVSSVEYARHSDRYRVLPDLSISCRGAVKSVLLFSKFPLDELDGRIVHLTPQSHTSVALLKLMLSRAYRIRCVFASMARPLWQTRHKEYPDAYLAIGDEALYWAKRGNFPYTWDLGDLWYKWTGLPFVFALWVCRKDLESEKVANSVESLLKAKAWGTKHLDLVCSQAARTTFLTKKELKLYFQHLIYDLGSDMLEALNRYYGLLYQEGMLDNLPSMTFPKGLPEKMPFSMERSQYESGRKAQT, via the coding sequence ATGGATTCCAGCACAGTAAAGGTAGGGAGAATCGGTTATCTGAATGTCTTGCCTATTTACTATCCTCTGGAGCAGGGAACAATAAAACATGGTCTGTCCTTTGTTTATGGCTCCCCTGCGGAACTTAACGAGTTAATGGCCTGTGGAAAGCTAGATGTGAGTGTGGTTTCATCTGTAGAGTATGCCAGGCATTCTGATCGGTATAGGGTTCTTCCCGATTTAAGCATTTCATGCAGAGGAGCTGTAAAAAGTGTGCTCTTGTTTTCCAAATTTCCTTTGGATGAGCTGGATGGGCGAATTGTTCATCTAACTCCCCAGTCCCACACATCTGTTGCGTTGCTGAAACTTATGCTTTCCAGGGCATATCGAATTCGATGTGTTTTTGCGAGCATGGCAAGGCCGCTTTGGCAGACTCGCCACAAAGAATATCCTGATGCCTATCTTGCCATAGGTGATGAAGCTCTATACTGGGCAAAACGCGGAAATTTCCCTTATACGTGGGATCTCGGAGATTTGTGGTATAAATGGACAGGGCTTCCCTTTGTATTTGCTTTGTGGGTGTGCAGAAAGGATTTAGAATCTGAAAAGGTTGCCAACTCTGTTGAAAGTCTTCTTAAAGCCAAAGCCTGGGGAACCAAACATCTTGATCTTGTGTGTTCACAGGCCGCTCGAACAACTTTTCTGACTAAAAAAGAACTCAAGCTTTACTTCCAACACCTTATCTATGACCTTGGTAGTGACATGCTTGAAGCACTAAACCGCTATTATGGCTTGCTCTACCAGGAAGGGATGCTTGACAATTTGCCTTCCATGACTTTTCCGAAAGGTCTCCCTGAGAAAATGCCTTTTAGCATGGAAAGGAGCCAGTATGAATCTGGGAGGAAAGCTCAGACTTAA
- the mqnC gene encoding cyclic dehypoxanthinyl futalosine synthase yields MENLIDDIVKKIESGERLNRDDGIRLFCHANLLTLGTLAHKVKTDLHDDQVFYVVNRHINYSNVCLNGCRFCAFGKPPGHPGAFEFTIDEIRRKLEEETSPVVKEIHIVGGCHPYFPMTYYEDILRVARSLRPQAVIKAFTAVEIDHIAKLENASVEEILDRFRKAGLDMMPGGGAEIFADRVRRQICPNKISGDRWLEVHRLAHKRGIKTNATMLFGHIESIEDRVDHILDIRKLQDETGGFTCFILLPYQSKLSPLKTVSSPTGVDILRTIAVSRLLLDNVPHIKAYWIMLTVKLAQLALYFGADDLDGTVVEEKIAHMAGAESEECLTREELEEIIRSAGLDPVERDGLFRHLHNNKGRKFFESCSKNRVAEETTLPKNCRPWVSKSNGSLEDIIHRVEKGERIFSDEALVLYNKADLFTLGRLAHNIRLNKHPHPYVTYVVDRNINYTNVCASGCKFCAFYRSSEDPDAYVITKEELYRKIEETLSLGGTQILLQGGHNPNLSLSFYEDMLSFIKTSFPKIHIHAFSPPEIVFFANKERLSISEVISRLKASGLNSIPGGGAEILVDEVRRVVSPRKCTAEEWLAVMEEAHRQGLRTTATMMFGHVERPEHRIEHLIKLRELQDKTRGFTAFIPWTFQPRNTALEGKTKQAMSIDYLRLLAISRIILDNFDNLQASWVTMGPHVAQAALFFGANDFGSTMIEENVVAAAGVRFRMSLEEMHRIIREAGFVPKQRTMAYEWID; encoded by the coding sequence ATGGAAAATCTAATTGATGACATCGTTAAAAAGATCGAGTCGGGTGAGAGGTTAAATCGAGACGACGGAATACGACTTTTTTGCCATGCCAATTTGTTAACCCTTGGAACTCTGGCTCATAAAGTAAAAACCGATTTACATGACGATCAAGTGTTTTATGTTGTAAATCGCCATATAAACTATTCCAACGTGTGCCTTAACGGCTGTCGATTTTGCGCCTTCGGAAAACCACCAGGACATCCAGGCGCTTTTGAATTTACAATTGATGAAATACGTCGCAAGCTTGAAGAAGAAACTTCTCCAGTAGTTAAAGAGATTCATATTGTTGGCGGGTGTCATCCATATTTTCCCATGACTTATTACGAAGATATTCTACGTGTTGCCAGAAGCCTTCGGCCGCAAGCTGTTATCAAGGCTTTTACTGCTGTTGAAATCGATCATATAGCCAAACTTGAGAACGCATCAGTAGAAGAGATACTTGATCGATTTCGTAAAGCCGGTCTGGATATGATGCCCGGTGGAGGGGCTGAAATCTTTGCAGATCGTGTGCGGCGGCAAATATGCCCGAATAAAATAAGCGGCGATAGATGGCTTGAAGTCCATCGTCTAGCTCACAAACGAGGCATTAAAACCAATGCCACAATGCTTTTTGGACATATAGAATCGATCGAAGATCGAGTCGATCATATTCTAGATATTCGAAAGCTTCAGGACGAAACTGGCGGTTTTACATGCTTTATTCTACTTCCTTACCAGTCAAAGCTTTCGCCCTTAAAGACTGTTTCTTCCCCGACAGGAGTTGATATATTGAGAACAATAGCCGTGAGCCGTCTCCTATTAGATAATGTGCCTCACATAAAAGCTTACTGGATCATGCTCACCGTAAAACTAGCTCAGCTTGCGCTTTACTTCGGTGCCGACGATCTCGATGGAACCGTTGTTGAAGAAAAAATAGCTCACATGGCAGGAGCTGAATCAGAAGAGTGCCTGACAAGAGAAGAGCTTGAAGAAATCATCCGTTCGGCAGGTTTAGATCCGGTTGAACGCGATGGTTTGTTTCGACATCTCCACAATAATAAAGGCAGAAAATTTTTTGAGTCCTGCTCTAAAAACCGTGTAGCCGAAGAAACAACTCTACCAAAAAATTGCCGACCATGGGTTTCAAAGAGCAATGGAAGCTTAGAAGATATTATTCATAGAGTTGAAAAAGGAGAGCGCATTTTCTCAGATGAGGCCCTGGTGCTTTACAACAAAGCAGATCTTTTTACTCTTGGGAGACTTGCTCACAATATCCGCCTGAATAAACACCCGCATCCTTATGTGACCTACGTAGTGGATCGCAATATAAACTATACCAATGTGTGTGCCTCCGGGTGTAAGTTTTGCGCCTTTTACCGATCTTCCGAAGATCCAGACGCTTACGTTATTACAAAGGAGGAACTCTATCGCAAAATCGAAGAAACTCTAAGCCTTGGAGGGACTCAAATACTTCTTCAGGGAGGTCATAACCCAAATCTATCGCTTTCATTCTACGAAGATATGCTCTCGTTTATTAAAACATCTTTTCCCAAGATTCATATTCACGCCTTTTCTCCACCTGAAATTGTTTTTTTCGCTAACAAAGAGCGGCTCAGTATTTCGGAAGTCATTTCAAGACTTAAAGCATCTGGACTCAATTCTATACCGGGAGGGGGAGCTGAAATTCTGGTTGATGAAGTCCGCCGTGTGGTTTCACCTCGTAAGTGCACTGCTGAAGAGTGGCTTGCAGTTATGGAAGAAGCTCACCGTCAGGGGCTTAGAACCACCGCCACGATGATGTTTGGACATGTGGAGAGGCCAGAACATCGTATTGAACACCTTATTAAGCTTCGTGAGCTTCAGGATAAAACAAGGGGCTTTACGGCGTTTATTCCATGGACTTTTCAGCCCAGGAATACTGCTCTAGAGGGCAAGACCAAACAGGCTATGAGTATTGACTATTTGAGGCTTCTTGCTATCTCCCGTATTATCCTGGATAACTTCGACAACCTTCAGGCTTCCTGGGTCACCATGGGTCCTCATGTGGCTCAAGCGGCTTTGTTCTTTGGTGCAAACGACTTTGGTTCCACCATGATTGAAGAAAATGTGGTTGCAGCGGCTGGAGTAAGATTCAGAATGTCTCTTGAGGAAATGCATCGCATCATCCGAGAAGCTGGCTTTGTTCCCAAGCAAAGGACAATGGCTTATGAGTGGATCGACTGA
- a CDS encoding amidohydrolase family protein → MSGSTENFLTVRVPWVLGKDGRWIENACVVWDLSQGVVVDVNRGKSSFCKGNVLDFDGRAIIPGLVNAHTHLELSALSGLYRNIPSGDYITWVRELTLRRSALSWEEIKKAFVDAAVACVGSGTTIVGDVSNVPLVKISRNIDSRTLPWRYLFWEWIGFTVSLIKQVFGTMRRPIFGYEGNSWVGQFSIVSHAVYSTSAYLIKKTKDWCRRRGRVFSIHVGENEGERRLIEKGQGPWKEFLEELGKWDDEWQPLGVSPIRYLDNLRILDEQTLLVHCVHLSEDEWDIISKRRCMVCLCPRSNHELGVGNISPVEILKRRIPFLLGTDSLASSPSLNVFEEAVFLLEHFSIFDPHLVLKAMTGEGHRFFMKSKAPFVEVGFKGRVLAVNISPGIPAGELSEEVIYNGLKGAFSWIPAQ, encoded by the coding sequence ATGAGTGGATCGACTGAGAACTTCCTTACCGTAAGAGTTCCATGGGTTCTTGGTAAAGATGGACGATGGATAGAAAATGCTTGCGTTGTGTGGGATTTGTCTCAAGGTGTGGTGGTAGATGTAAATCGTGGAAAAAGTAGCTTCTGCAAAGGAAATGTACTAGATTTCGATGGTAGAGCCATAATACCTGGTTTGGTAAACGCTCATACTCATCTCGAACTTTCCGCCTTATCCGGACTTTATAGAAATATCCCGTCAGGAGATTACATCACCTGGGTTCGTGAGCTTACGCTGCGCCGAAGTGCTTTATCGTGGGAAGAAATCAAAAAGGCTTTTGTTGATGCTGCAGTAGCGTGTGTTGGGAGTGGCACCACAATAGTGGGAGATGTTTCCAACGTGCCTCTGGTAAAAATTTCAAGGAATATTGATTCCAGAACTTTGCCCTGGCGTTATCTTTTTTGGGAATGGATTGGTTTTACGGTAAGTTTAATCAAGCAGGTTTTTGGGACAATGCGCCGCCCGATCTTCGGATATGAAGGAAATTCCTGGGTAGGACAATTCAGCATAGTCTCCCACGCTGTCTATTCTACGTCGGCTTATCTCATAAAAAAAACGAAGGATTGGTGTCGCAGGCGAGGACGAGTTTTCTCTATACATGTAGGGGAAAATGAGGGAGAGCGAAGGCTCATCGAGAAAGGACAGGGACCTTGGAAAGAATTTCTAGAAGAACTTGGCAAGTGGGACGACGAGTGGCAACCACTTGGTGTTTCCCCTATAAGGTATCTAGACAACCTTAGAATTCTTGATGAACAGACTCTTCTAGTTCATTGTGTTCATCTGAGTGAAGACGAATGGGACATAATAAGTAAAAGACGGTGCATGGTCTGTTTGTGTCCAAGAAGCAATCATGAGCTTGGAGTGGGGAATATCTCTCCAGTGGAAATTCTGAAGCGTCGCATTCCGTTTCTTCTTGGAACTGATAGTCTTGCCAGTTCCCCAAGTCTTAATGTTTTTGAAGAAGCAGTGTTTTTACTGGAGCACTTCTCGATTTTTGATCCTCATTTGGTGCTTAAAGCTATGACGGGGGAAGGACATCGATTTTTCATGAAATCTAAGGCGCCATTCGTGGAAGTTGGTTTTAAGGGAAGAGTGCTTGCCGTGAATATATCACCCGGGATTCCCGCTGGTGAACTTTCAGAAGAAGTTATCTACAACGGGCTGAAAGGAGCATTTTCATGGATTCCAGCACAGTAA
- a CDS encoding UbiX family flavin prenyltransferase gives MTKYNVVVAVTGASGAPYAQRLIKELVKQDELILTVMASDAGLFVYHLETGVSLKDDLPPGVRFYGENDFLAPFASGSTPLKAMVIAPCTMATLGAIAWGNGRNLIHRTADVCLKEKRTLVLVPRETPLHEGHLENMLRCARLGAVILPAMPGFYHKPSSIDDLVNFVVARILDHLKINHRLVGNWSSEQLVEV, from the coding sequence GTGACGAAATATAATGTTGTTGTGGCTGTGACGGGAGCCAGCGGTGCGCCTTATGCTCAAAGGCTTATTAAAGAACTTGTAAAACAGGATGAACTAATACTTACGGTTATGGCGTCTGATGCGGGGTTGTTTGTTTACCACCTTGAAACCGGTGTTTCGCTAAAGGATGATTTACCACCTGGAGTCCGTTTCTACGGTGAGAATGATTTTTTGGCTCCGTTTGCTAGTGGATCAACTCCATTGAAGGCTATGGTTATTGCTCCATGCACGATGGCAACTTTGGGCGCCATCGCCTGGGGAAATGGGAGAAATCTAATCCATCGAACCGCCGATGTATGTCTCAAGGAGAAACGAACTCTTGTCCTGGTTCCTAGGGAAACACCCCTTCACGAAGGACATCTTGAAAATATGCTAAGATGTGCCAGACTAGGGGCCGTTATTCTACCGGCGATGCCAGGTTTTTATCACAAACCATCGTCAATTGATGATCTGGTGAATTTCGTCGTAGCAAGAATTTTAGATCACCTTAAGATCAACCACCGTCTGGTTGGGAATTGGAGTTCTGAGCAATTAGTTGAAGTTTGA
- a CDS encoding TetR/AcrR family transcriptional regulator, protein MTKPNRDVFDRLPLEKKERIIQVSIEEFADHGFHQASINRLVSRLGIAKGSIFQYFGSKEKFFAFIFDYAVELAKNRLRGVRENTKNLPFFQRVKSILWAGIDFVEQHPNIYRLYLKMIFHENFPLREELLKKVHLLSADYLKPLVDDAISRGELRNDLDIDFVVFFIDSMLDRFLQAYTVAFWDVEAGIYRAPREELARKVEQLISILEKGLASVGAGMFNKSCESETGVFCANEQ, encoded by the coding sequence ATGACCAAGCCTAATCGTGACGTATTTGATCGGTTGCCCTTAGAAAAAAAAGAACGCATTATCCAGGTTTCCATTGAAGAGTTTGCCGATCATGGATTTCACCAGGCTAGCATAAATCGTTTAGTAAGTCGTCTTGGGATAGCTAAGGGTTCTATATTTCAATACTTTGGTTCGAAAGAAAAATTTTTCGCATTTATATTCGATTATGCTGTGGAGTTGGCTAAAAATAGACTCAGGGGAGTTCGGGAAAATACGAAAAATCTACCCTTTTTTCAGCGCGTAAAATCCATTCTCTGGGCAGGAATCGATTTCGTAGAACAACATCCCAATATATACCGGCTTTATCTCAAGATGATCTTTCATGAGAATTTTCCTTTGAGAGAGGAGTTGCTTAAAAAAGTTCATCTTTTATCGGCAGATTATCTAAAACCGCTTGTGGATGACGCCATTTCTAGAGGAGAATTGCGTAACGATCTGGACATAGACTTTGTCGTCTTTTTCATCGATTCCATGCTCGATCGCTTTCTACAGGCTTACACTGTCGCCTTTTGGGACGTGGAAGCGGGCATATACAGAGCGCCGCGAGAAGAACTCGCACGTAAAGTCGAACAACTTATATCTATCCTGGAAAAAGGACTCGCTAGCGTCGGCGCCGGAATGTTTAACAAATCCTGTGAAAGTGAAACAGGAGTTTTCTGTGCTAATGAACAGTGA
- a CDS encoding 50S ribosomal protein L11 methyltransferase: MAEETIITVYECRWNDREVFPPEPSHPAYKGMYREGKWCYFFFSETADEYFNLWLKTQARQSIENCQRLSFPLSSWQEFSSTLRVGSFLIVSSSSAEVETTGNTIKLLPSISFGSGTHPSTKACLMAMEKVFSESKPDVVMDLGTGSGILAFGALLLGANKVIASDISHLAIKEARKNSFINNLHEKLQFIVSDGLSAVDTTKISLVVMNLEWPSLETVFRNSSWWSCDRIVVCGFPSFCWQHLLRRLELSLFFVEDLSWVEEWGAAIISQHLPPYSSPQAQS, from the coding sequence ATGGCAGAAGAAACTATAATCACCGTATACGAATGTCGGTGGAACGATCGGGAAGTGTTTCCTCCTGAACCCTCTCATCCTGCCTACAAAGGCATGTATAGGGAAGGAAAATGGTGCTATTTTTTCTTTTCGGAAACGGCAGATGAATACTTCAATTTATGGCTTAAGACTCAAGCACGGCAATCTATTGAGAATTGCCAGAGACTTAGCTTCCCGCTCAGTTCATGGCAGGAATTTTCTAGCACGCTTAGAGTGGGAAGTTTTCTCATAGTTTCATCTTCATCGGCAGAAGTAGAAACAACAGGGAATACAATAAAACTTCTCCCATCAATTTCCTTTGGATCCGGGACCCATCCTTCAACTAAAGCATGTCTTATGGCTATGGAAAAAGTCTTTTCAGAGTCGAAGCCGGATGTGGTTATGGATCTGGGAACCGGTTCTGGAATACTAGCTTTTGGAGCATTACTCTTAGGGGCGAACAAAGTAATAGCATCCGACATTAGCCATCTTGCTATAAAAGAAGCTCGAAAAAACTCCTTTATCAACAACCTTCACGAAAAGCTTCAATTTATTGTCTCAGATGGTCTTTCAGCAGTGGATACAACCAAGATCTCTCTGGTGGTTATGAACCTTGAATGGCCATCTCTGGAAACCGTATTTCGAAACAGTTCATGGTGGTCCTGTGATCGAATCGTCGTTTGTGGTTTTCCTAGTTTCTGCTGGCAGCATCTTTTAAGGAGACTGGAATTAAGTCTTTTCTTCGTTGAAGATCTTTCGTGGGTAGAAGAATGGGGAGCAGCCATTATATCCCAACATCTGCCGCCCTATTCTTCTCCACAAGCGCAATCTTAA
- a CDS encoding 2-amino-3,7-dideoxy-D-threo-hept-6-ulosonate synthase has translation MNLGGKLRLKRILNPRTGRVVVFPLDHGVTCGPVLGIEDMTKCLQYGIDGGADTVVLHKGMMKLLAKTTGYLPGVFMHLSGSTQLGTSVHHKVLVGSVEEAIVRGADGVSCHINLGNDFEPDMLKDLGVIGSECARWQMPLLVMIYVRGRYAPAGSEHDKAIAHAVRLAAELGADIVKTAMPSSFKNLERITKSVPVPVIIAGGSKAEDPVAFLESVERAIEAGASGVAVGRNVFQHEHPKAFLRAITLVVHEGVTVREAIKRSFEEGSSDEI, from the coding sequence ATGAATCTGGGAGGAAAGCTCAGACTTAAGCGCATTCTAAATCCCCGCACAGGTCGTGTCGTGGTTTTTCCGCTGGATCATGGAGTAACTTGTGGGCCGGTGCTAGGGATTGAAGATATGACAAAGTGTCTTCAGTATGGGATCGACGGCGGTGCTGATACTGTGGTTCTTCACAAAGGGATGATGAAACTTCTGGCGAAAACGACAGGTTATCTTCCTGGAGTATTTATGCATCTTTCGGGTAGCACTCAGCTTGGCACAAGCGTCCACCATAAGGTGCTTGTTGGAAGTGTAGAGGAGGCAATCGTCAGAGGAGCCGACGGGGTATCGTGTCATATTAATCTAGGCAACGATTTTGAACCGGATATGCTGAAAGATCTTGGAGTTATTGGTAGTGAATGTGCTCGATGGCAAATGCCTTTATTGGTAATGATTTATGTAAGGGGACGGTATGCACCTGCAGGTTCGGAGCATGACAAGGCTATTGCTCATGCGGTAAGACTTGCAGCAGAACTGGGAGCCGATATAGTGAAGACAGCCATGCCTTCGTCTTTTAAAAATCTCGAGCGGATCACAAAGAGCGTGCCTGTGCCGGTGATAATTGCCGGCGGTAGTAAGGCGGAAGACCCGGTGGCGTTTCTGGAAAGCGTTGAGCGAGCAATAGAAGCGGGAGCAAGTGGTGTGGCTGTGGGGCGGAACGTTTTTCAGCATGAGCATCCTAAGGCATTCCTGCGAGCAATAACTCTTGTTGTTCATGAGGGCGTTACTGTTCGTGAAGCCATTAAAAGGTCTTTTGAGGAGGGATCCAGTGACGAAATATAA